A window of the Juglans microcarpa x Juglans regia isolate MS1-56 chromosome 5D, Jm3101_v1.0, whole genome shotgun sequence genome harbors these coding sequences:
- the LOC121264134 gene encoding syntaxin-71, whose protein sequence is MSVIDILTRVDAICKKYDKYDVEKQNSLNVAGDDAFARLYASVEADIEAALQKAETASKEKNKASTVALNAEIRRTKARLLEEVPKLQKFAIKKVKGLSGEELAARNDLVLALPDRIQAIPDGTAPAPKQTGGWTTSAARTGIKFDSDGRFDDEYFQQSEESSQFRQEYEMRKMKQDQGLDVISEGLDTLKNMAHDMNEEFDRQVPLMDEMDEKVDKARADLKNTNVRLKDTVNQLRSSRNFCIDIVLLCVILGIAAYLYNVLKK, encoded by the exons ATGAGTGTGATTGACATTTTGACAAGGGTCGACGCGATCTGCAAGAAGTACGATAAATACGACGTCGAGAAGCAGAATAGTCTCAATGTCGCCGGCGACGATGCCTTTGCTCGTCTCTACGCCTCCGTTGAAGCCGACATCGAAGCTGCACTTCAG AAAGCGGAGACTGCTTCGAAGGAGAAGAATAAGGCATCGACCGTTGCGTTGAATGCGGAGATTCGTCGAACCAAGGCTAGATTGCTAGAGGAGGTCCCCAAGTTGCAGAAATTCGCTATTAAAAAG GTGAAAGGGCTTTCAGGGGAAGAGCTTGCTGCCCGCAATGATTTGGTTCTTGCACTGCCAGATAGGATCCAAGCCATACCAGATGGGACCGCTCCTGCACCTAAACAAACTGGAGGTTGGACCACCTCAGCTGCTCGTACTGGGATCAAGTTTGATTCAG ATGGGCGGTTTGATGATGAATACTTCCAACAAAGTGAGGAGTCGAGTCAATTCAGGCAGGAGTATGAAATGCGAAAAATGAAGCAG GATCAAGGCTTGGATGTGATATCTGAAGGTTTGGATACACTGAAAAACATGGCTCATGATATGAATGAG GAATTTGATAGGCAAGTTCCTTTGATGGACGAGATGGATGAGAAG GTGGACAAGGCCAGAGCTGACCTCAAGAATACCAATGTTAGACTTAAAGACACAGTGAATCAG CTGAGGTCCAGTCGGAATTTTTGTATTGATATTGTTTTATTGTGTGTAATTCTTGGAATTGCTGCCTATCTTTACAA CGTGCTGAAGAAGTGA
- the LOC121264120 gene encoding probable E3 ubiquitin-protein ligase RHG1A: MGHRHLFSTSQSLENEHDPNWNHIHAEQHFVNLAGAGTSDNGSFFYPVENMSLDGTHFASHWSPAPRSTANPSSSHNAEVLPYQPDASGPSHDPFVHLATAGMFSTVPDSYAQHASSSNYEWPTFHGVEGSFVDLTVPSGRGPQKRKSPGIPSVCERGSTSRYYNAGSSPDLPSSSELRQEKSSIDSQYMPWDHITMNPIYRGSGLSIRGEGSLRNVRSRSALDLESNLTRTHLSTNPSYSVSHPIDHSSPVDVLVQGSSALTRDRSLINMSPATGRVIVSDTSSFNHETDQFLVGSSSGNPSAEIGGYHHNFITSRNSVAPQNFHANSTQSVRGVRSSSFSQRSSPAFRASSSSLRLGHAAPSDGGLQLVAESYSPRHPRPLSTIGWRNGDRNGRSRISTGRYRSLPNEAGVHDRFSSEGFMIVDRSTWYGPRNMFDQHRDMMLDIDNMSYEDLLALGERIGNVSTGLSEDLISKCLIETIYCSSDQTQEEETCVICLEEYRDRDGVGTLKACGHDYHVSCIKKWLSMKNSCPVCKASALADNMKDK; encoded by the exons ATGGGGCATAGACATTTATTCAGCACATCCCAATCATTAGAGAACGAGCATGATCCGAACTGGAACCATATACATGCCGAGCAACATTTTGTGAATCTTG CTGGGGCCGGCACATCAGACAATGGTTCATTCTTTTATCCTGTGGAAAATATGTCTCTAGATGGAACACATTTTGCTTCTCACTGGAGCCCTGCACCACGGTCAACTGCAAATCCTTCCTCAAGTCACAATGCAGAAGTACTACCTTATCAGCCAGATGCATCAGGCCCATCTCATGATCCTTTTGTGCATCTGGCAACTGCTGGAATGTTCTCTACAGTTCCGGATTCTTATGCACAACATGCATCTTCTTCTAATTATGAGTGGCCGACATTCCATGGCGTTGAGGGCAGTTTTGTTGATCTTACAGTGCCAAGCGGAAGGGGGCCTCAAAAGCGAAAAAGTCCTGGAATTCCTTCAGTCTGTGAGAGAGGCAGTACAAGCAGATACTACAATGCTGGAAGTTCTCCTGATCTTCCATCATCTTCAGAACTGCGGCAGGAGAAATCAAGTATTGATTCTCAGTACATGCCTTGGGATCACATTACCATGAATCCCATTTATAGAGGCAGTGGCCTTTCAATTAGGGGTGAGGGTTCTTTGAGGAATGTCAGAAGCCGGTCTGCACTTGATTTGGAATCAAACCTCACTAGGACCCATCTGTCGACCAACCCTTCCTATTCTGTAAGCCACCCCATTGACCATTCCAGCCCTGTGGATGTTTTGGTTCAGGGTTCTAGTGCTTTGACACGGGATCGGAGTCTAATTAACATGTCTCCTGCAACTGGAAGGGTTATAGTTTCAG ATACGAGCAGCTTCAACCATGAGACGGATCAATTCCTTGTAGGAAGCAGTTCTGGCAACCCTTCTGCTGAGATTGGGGGAtatcatcataattttattacaaGCAGAAATTCTGTTGCTCCTCAAAATTTTCATGCTAATTCAACCCAGTCTGTGAGGGGTGTTCGTAGTAGTAGCTTTAGTCAAAGATCTAGCCCGGCTTTCAGGGCTTCTTCAAGCAGCTTACGCCTGGGGCATGCGGCACCTTCTGATGGAGGACTACAGTTGGTGGCCGAAAGTTACTCCCCAAGACATCCAAGGCCATTGTCCACCATAGGGTGGCGTAATGGTGACCGCAATGGGAGGTCAAGGATATCTACTGGAAGATATAGGTCACTGCCTAATGAAGCAGGTGTCCATGATCGGTTTTCATCTGAG GGTTTTATGATTGTGGATCGCTCAACTTGGTATGGGCCCAGAAATATGTTTGATCAGCATAGAGACATGATGCTAGACATAGACAACATGAGCTATGAG GACCTTCTTGCACTGGGGGAAAGGATTGGGAATGTGAGCACTGGTCTGTCTGAAGACTTAATATCAAAATGTTTGATAGAAACAATTTATTGTTCATCGGATCAGACCCAAGAGGAAGAAACTTGTGTGATCTGCCTg